In the Paramormyrops kingsleyae isolate MSU_618 chromosome 6, PKINGS_0.4, whole genome shotgun sequence genome, one interval contains:
- the LOC111847767 gene encoding rhodopsin encodes MNGTEGLNFYVPMTNKSGLVRSPFEYPQYYLAEPWKYSLLAAYMIFLIITAFPINFLTLYVTIQHKKLRTPLNYILLNLAVAGLFMVVGGFTTTLYTSLHGYFVLGVLGCNLEGFFATMGGEIGLWSLVVLAVERYVVVCKPVNTFRFRETHAVVGVALTWIMSLTCAVPPLLGWSRYIPEGMQCSCGIDYYTPKPEINNTSFVIYMFVLHFTIPLMIIFFCYSRLLCTVRAAAAQQQESETTQRAEKEVTRMVVVMVISFLVCWLPYASVALYIFANQGTDFGPVFMTAPAFFAKSASFYNPVIYILLNRQFRNCMITTLCCGKNPFGEDESTTASSRTQTSSVSAGKVAPA; translated from the exons ATGAATGGAACAGAGGGTCTCAACTTCTATGTGCCCATGACCAATAAGAGTGGGCTGGTGCGCAGTCCCTTTGAGTACCCCCAGTACTACCTTGCCGAACCCTGGAAGTACTCCCTGCTGGCCGCCTACATGATCTTCCTCATAATCACCGCCTTTCCCATCAACTTCCTCACTCTCTACGTTACCATCCAGCACAAGAAGCTCCGCACCCCTCTGAACTACATCCTACTCAACCTGGCGGTGGCCGGCCTCttcatggtggtggggggtttCACCACCACGCTCTACACCTCACTGCATGGATACTTTGTGCTTGGGGTCTTGGGCTGCAACCTGGAGGGTTTCTTTGCCACTATGGGTG GGGAGATTGGCCTGTGGTCCCTGGTGGTGTTAGCGGTGGAGCGCTACGTGGTGGTCTGCAAGCCTGTGAACACCTTCCGCTTCAGGGAGACTCATGCTGTGGTGGGCGTGGCActgacctggatcatgtccctcaCCTGTGCTGTGCCGCCACTGCTGGGCTGGTCCAG GTACATCCCAGAAGGCATGCAGTGCTCCTGTGGGATTGACTACTACACGCCAAAGCCCGAGATCAACAACACGTCGTTCGTCATCTACATGTTTGTGCTGCACTTCACAATCCCACTGATGATCATTTTCTTCTGCTATAGCCGCCTGCTGTGCACGGTCCGGGCg GCCGCGGCGCAGCAGCAGGAATCTGAGACAACCCAGCGGGCAGAGAAGGAAGTGACCCGCATGGTCGTTGTCATGGTGATATCCTTCCTGGTGTGCTGGTTGCCATACGCCAGCGTCGCCTTGTACATCTTCGCCAATCAGGGTACTGACTTCGGGCCTGTGTTCATGACCGCCCCAGCCTTCTTTGCCAAGAGCGCCTCCTTCTACAACCCCGTCATCTACATCCTGCTTAACAGACAG TTCCGTAACTGCATGATCACCACCCTGTGCTGCGGGAAGAACCCGTTCGGCGAGGATGAGAGCACCACTGCCTCCTCCAGGACACAGACCTCCTCGGTGTCCGCCGGCAAGGTGGCTCCAGCCTGA